The Candidatus Nanohalovita haloferacivicina genome has a window encoding:
- a CDS encoding exosome complex exonuclease Rrp41 (involved in the 3' to 5' degradation of a variety of RNA species; forms a trimer of heterodimers (hexamer) with Rrp42; Rrp41 is the catalytically active subunit), whose amino-acid sequence MTASKEDIEWFDEEGKRVDGREKDEYRETTMEIGVLDEADGSAMVECGNTRVVASVFGPQDLHPKHLQESDRAVIKMRYNMAPFSVDDRMRPGPNRRAKEIGLVAKRALEPVLELERFPKAGIDISMEILESDGGTRVTGITAASLALADAGIPMKGMVSAMASGVVDDTPVLDVNGKEDKEGNADIPIAVINYEDEEESQEITLLQMDGDLTKEQVDECISLAKKGCRDLYEEQKQAILETYESIRGEQ is encoded by the coding sequence ATGACAGCATCAAAGGAAGACATTGAATGGTTTGACGAAGAAGGAAAACGTGTAGACGGAAGAGAAAAAGACGAGTACAGAGAAACAACAATGGAAATCGGAGTACTCGACGAAGCCGACGGAAGCGCAATGGTAGAATGTGGAAACACACGAGTAGTCGCATCCGTATTCGGCCCACAGGACCTACACCCAAAACACCTTCAGGAATCAGATCGTGCAGTAATCAAGATGCGGTACAACATGGCACCATTCAGCGTAGACGACAGAATGAGGCCAGGACCAAACAGAAGAGCCAAAGAAATCGGCCTGGTAGCCAAAAGAGCACTTGAACCAGTACTTGAACTGGAAAGATTCCCAAAAGCAGGAATCGACATCTCAATGGAAATCCTCGAATCTGACGGAGGAACAAGAGTAACAGGAATCACAGCAGCAAGCCTTGCACTAGCAGACGCAGGAATCCCAATGAAAGGAATGGTATCAGCAATGGCATCAGGAGTAGTAGACGACACACCAGTACTCGACGTCAACGGGAAAGAAGACAAGGAAGGAAACGCAGACATCCCGATCGCAGTCATCAACTACGAAGACGAAGAAGAATCACAGGAAATCACACTCCTACAGATGGACGGAGACCTCACAAAAGAACAGGTCGACGAATGCATCTCACTAGCCAAAAAAGGCTGCAGAGACCTCTACGAGGAACAGAAACAGGCCATCCTAGAAACCTACGAATCAATCAGAGGTGAACAATAA
- the rrp4 gene encoding exosome complex RNA-binding protein Rrp4 has translation MSRVKDDNDLVVPGDVVFEGSNLYANQGTYEENDKIYAESIGVVRYSGQGVEVVPMSGRYIPEEGDVVIGEISRVSYSRWTVDLNSPYDGTLGISDATEEYVDLDEDDLTDFYAVGDTVVVKVDSVSESMDVDLSMKDRRCKKLHGGRVIEIAPAKVPRVIGKGGTMVQQVNDKTDCNIIVGQNGQVWIKGDNANLAARAIKKIEREAHTQGLTDRMAEWLDSELEKVNQ, from the coding sequence ATGTCACGTGTAAAAGACGATAACGATCTAGTCGTACCTGGAGATGTTGTGTTTGAAGGTTCTAACCTTTATGCAAACCAGGGTACGTATGAAGAAAACGATAAAATCTATGCAGAAAGCATCGGCGTTGTACGTTACAGCGGCCAAGGTGTAGAAGTTGTTCCAATGTCAGGAAGATACATTCCTGAAGAAGGAGACGTAGTAATCGGAGAGATTTCTCGAGTCAGCTACTCAAGATGGACAGTTGACCTGAACTCGCCGTACGACGGAACACTTGGAATCAGCGATGCAACAGAAGAATACGTTGATCTTGACGAAGACGACCTAACAGACTTCTACGCAGTAGGAGACACAGTAGTCGTCAAAGTTGACTCAGTAAGCGAGTCAATGGACGTCGACCTATCAATGAAAGACCGCAGATGCAAAAAGTTGCACGGTGGCCGAGTAATAGAGATCGCACCAGCCAAAGTACCACGAGTAATCGGAAAAGGCGGTACAATGGTACAGCAGGTCAACGACAAAACAGACTGCAACATAATCGTAGGCCAGAACGGACAGGTATGGATCAAAGGAGACAACGCCAACCTGGCAGCAAGAGCCATCAAGAAGATCGAACGCGAGGCTCACACACAGGGCCTCACAGACAGAATGGCAGAATGGCTTGACTCAGAACTAGAGAAGGTGAATCAATAA
- a CDS encoding YbaK/EbsC family protein, which yields MHPTAEKFLDKAEKEYDFSPEIKEFPEGTKTAEDAANAINCEIGQIVKSLVFESEKGLYLVLCSGENSVDTEKLAMRTSSQNIGMASPDTVKEATGWSIGGVPPLNSEMEVFIDDSLLDYDTVWAAAGTPEAVFSIGPDRLVSLSEASIETFFD from the coding sequence ATGCACCCAACAGCAGAAAAATTCCTGGACAAAGCAGAGAAAGAATACGACTTCAGCCCGGAAATCAAGGAGTTCCCAGAAGGAACAAAGACAGCGGAAGACGCAGCAAACGCCATCAATTGCGAGATAGGGCAGATCGTCAAAAGCCTGGTATTCGAATCAGAAAAAGGCCTCTACCTTGTTCTATGCAGTGGAGAAAACAGCGTTGATACAGAGAAACTGGCTATGAGAACTTCTTCACAAAATATAGGCATGGCCTCCCCAGACACCGTCAAAGAAGCTACCGGATGGAGTATCGGAGGAGTCCCACCACTCAACTCTGAGATGGAAGTTTTCATCGATGATTCTCTACTGGACTACGATACTGTATGGGCTGCAGCAGGTACTCCAGAGGCCGTTTTCAGTATAGGCCCTGACAGGCTTGTATCTCTTTCTGAGGCCTCTATCGAGACCTTCTTCGATTAG
- a CDS encoding ribosome assembly factor SBDS: protein MDTSDAIKVRYQDYEILVDPDLAKEAKLEGKEHEIQRLLFVQEVFKDADKGERASAEDLENDFDTRQVMQAADEIFQKGEMQLTTDQKKEMREDKRKQIINMIARRAMDPKTGNPHPPQRVENALEEAGFHVDAMVDVEEQFDEAIEKIRPIIPVSLEEKTVGIKIPNDKAGKAYDLLKRKADMKEEQWGNEYFMAKIRLPAGALTELMEELQEMTGGQVQMSEEA from the coding sequence ATGGATACTTCTGACGCCATCAAAGTACGTTACCAGGATTACGAAATTCTAGTTGACCCAGACCTTGCTAAAGAGGCCAAACTCGAAGGCAAAGAACATGAAATCCAGAGACTTCTATTCGTACAGGAAGTATTCAAGGACGCCGACAAAGGAGAAAGAGCGTCAGCAGAAGACCTGGAAAACGACTTCGATACTCGTCAGGTAATGCAGGCCGCAGATGAAATATTCCAGAAAGGAGAGATGCAGCTGACCACAGACCAGAAAAAAGAGATGCGGGAAGATAAGAGAAAACAGATAATCAACATGATCGCACGCAGAGCTATGGACCCGAAAACAGGGAACCCACACCCACCGCAGAGAGTAGAAAATGCACTGGAAGAAGCAGGATTCCATGTAGATGCAATGGTTGATGTAGAGGAACAGTTTGACGAGGCCATAGAAAAAATAAGGCCTATCATCCCGGTCTCACTGGAAGAGAAAACAGTCGGAATAAAGATACCGAACGACAAGGCAGGAAAGGCCTACGACTTGCTGAAAAGAAAGGCAGATATGAAAGAGGAACAATGGGGCAACGAATACTTCATGGCCAAGATCAGGCTTCCGGCAGGAGCCCTAACAGAACTAATGGAAGAACTACAGGAAATGACCGGCGGCCAGGTACAGATGAGCGAGGAAGCATAG
- a CDS encoding archaeal proteasome endopeptidase complex subunit alpha: MQMTNPNQQQYDRGITTFSPDGRLFQVEYAKEAVKKGATALGIVYDEGVVLGATRSTPELQVRNPEKVFKIDDHIGVATSGLVADGRTLVEEARNEAQKYLMTYSEDIPISNLSKFVADRCQQFTQYGGVRPYGLATIAGGVKDGKAEVYQTDPSGTLSQWNAIAIGKGGSEAREYLQENWEEGLSREDAIELALEALKEGEDDIELKNVEMGTVDEENQFNRMSPDHLEEEGFEL, translated from the coding sequence ATGCAGATGACTAATCCGAATCAGCAGCAATACGACCGTGGAATTACAACCTTTTCTCCAGATGGAAGGCTTTTCCAGGTTGAATACGCAAAAGAAGCAGTAAAGAAAGGTGCAACAGCTCTGGGAATCGTCTACGACGAAGGAGTTGTACTGGGTGCGACAAGAAGCACTCCAGAGCTACAGGTAAGGAATCCTGAGAAAGTATTCAAGATCGATGACCATATCGGTGTTGCAACTTCAGGACTTGTAGCAGACGGCCGCACACTTGTCGAAGAGGCAAGAAACGAGGCCCAGAAATACTTGATGACCTACAGCGAGGACATTCCAATCAGCAACCTCTCAAAGTTTGTAGCTGACAGATGCCAGCAGTTCACACAGTACGGAGGAGTAAGGCCTTACGGACTGGCAACTATCGCAGGCGGAGTAAAAGACGGCAAGGCAGAAGTCTACCAGACAGATCCTTCCGGAACGCTAAGCCAGTGGAACGCAATTGCAATCGGAAAAGGTGGCAGCGAAGCCCGAGAATACCTCCAGGAGAACTGGGAGGAAGGCCTTTCCCGTGAAGACGCAATTGAACTAGCTCTTGAAGCACTCAAGGAAGGAGAGGACGACATTGAACTGAAGAACGTTGAAATGGGAACAGTCGACGAAGAGAACCAGTTCAACAGAATGTCTCCAGACCATCTTGAGGAAGAAGGCTTCGAGCTGTAA
- a CDS encoding DUF262 domain-containing protein, producing MPSDKTRSIGDFLIDYSGKIDSTEVESVSQRNLMDIFDEDSTLKIKRKPLLEVLGEDFLVPRYQRLYSWKLEQHKDLWNEIEEMLDLEVFFAQENVQPTTKLTDVFFGSIFIADVDGDRLEVIDGQQRITTVFLILSLIKKKLEDLEVNGDLETMRTNAVDQIDRMIFRIPDDQLSKEPAITYSDAHNNELFLCLIGDENEKNEWLKSRNGSDGRKSDSRKVEKLAERLGTDVPSESPDHIYHPESNERLLQGFEFYQEKISERLLEANSDSEKAKMLINLKNYLLRSFIVGRVEIMSDSSPELRMNIFQSLNDRGLELTTVDLIRARIVNRFYRDDDEDEYVRIWERIVRDFGTDDKDIRRFIRTYLAAYEDGVSKLEEIDKDNILEAFSLKDRDSHEISSKIASIDDAKRFLQDLQRHAELYLDLVDYESAEFENLDEKNTKDILRRLGKLGTRQWRPLILKAYSHVDEDSSKDFLNLLETVEKIFLRLAISEYRANTLESTFVVSAHKLDENLENSVSVLLEEAEDDLSGLFGTDFVEVLIGSSNLSSNAARLILEKVSDQLLDKNNAGRPIQEEIVMKNTELEHILPQTFVREDSDDPLVWCRNFFASTDITLESVDRGTEAYQLIKKEFIEDMANMILLKDVDNSASGNKPFSKKINYYYQDDYFENIPTNWYFTGSNPDFSEDMLDATGSEDEFWNAYWNHENFLKRRSELFAKILFILAVKEDEFSDFIDVEENRIRPQDSLKDSNDNEIGSRLERLDFELEADGKLITNE from the coding sequence GTGCCGTCAGACAAAACAAGATCAATAGGAGATTTTTTGATCGATTATTCAGGCAAAATAGATTCTACGGAAGTGGAGAGTGTTTCGCAGAGAAATTTAATGGATATATTTGATGAAGATAGTACTCTCAAGATCAAAAGGAAACCTTTACTCGAAGTACTTGGTGAAGACTTCCTAGTTCCACGTTACCAAAGATTGTATTCTTGGAAACTAGAACAGCATAAGGACTTATGGAATGAGATAGAAGAAATGTTGGATCTGGAAGTATTCTTTGCTCAGGAAAATGTTCAGCCAACTACAAAACTAACTGATGTATTCTTTGGGTCTATATTTATTGCAGACGTAGATGGAGATAGACTGGAAGTAATAGATGGCCAACAAAGAATAACTACTGTATTTCTTATTCTAAGCCTAATTAAGAAGAAATTAGAGGATCTAGAAGTCAATGGCGATCTTGAAACAATGAGAACTAACGCAGTTGACCAGATTGATAGGATGATCTTCCGTATTCCTGATGATCAACTCTCCAAAGAACCAGCCATAACCTATTCCGATGCCCATAACAACGAGTTATTCCTTTGCCTAATAGGTGACGAAAACGAGAAGAATGAGTGGCTAAAGAGCAGAAATGGTTCTGATGGTAGAAAATCAGATTCTAGAAAGGTTGAGAAGCTTGCAGAGAGATTAGGGACAGATGTTCCTTCTGAGAGCCCCGATCACATATATCATCCCGAATCTAATGAGAGGCTTCTACAAGGATTCGAATTTTACCAAGAAAAGATTTCAGAAAGACTTCTAGAGGCAAATTCAGACTCAGAGAAGGCTAAGATGTTAATCAACTTGAAGAATTATCTACTACGCTCATTTATCGTAGGGAGAGTCGAAATAATGTCGGATTCTTCGCCCGAATTAAGAATGAATATCTTTCAATCCTTGAATGATAGAGGCTTAGAACTTACTACTGTGGATTTGATCAGAGCTAGAATTGTTAATAGGTTTTACAGGGATGATGACGAAGATGAGTACGTAAGAATATGGGAACGGATAGTAAGAGACTTCGGTACTGATGATAAGGATATTCGGAGATTTATCAGGACTTACTTAGCCGCATACGAAGATGGAGTATCAAAGCTGGAGGAAATAGACAAAGATAATATCTTAGAGGCTTTCTCTCTAAAGGATAGAGATAGCCATGAAATTAGTTCTAAAATAGCGTCAATTGATGATGCTAAAAGGTTCTTGCAAGATCTTCAAAGACATGCAGAGCTTTACCTAGATCTTGTTGACTATGAAAGTGCTGAATTTGAGAATTTAGACGAGAAAAATACAAAAGATATTTTGAGAAGGCTAGGAAAGTTAGGTACTAGACAATGGCGACCTCTTATTTTAAAAGCATACTCTCATGTTGATGAAGACAGTTCAAAAGACTTCTTGAATTTGTTAGAAACTGTCGAAAAGATATTCCTACGACTAGCAATTTCAGAATATCGAGCTAATACTCTCGAGTCCACTTTCGTGGTTTCGGCACATAAACTGGACGAAAACCTGGAAAATAGTGTGAGTGTTCTTCTAGAAGAGGCTGAAGATGATCTTAGCGGATTATTCGGAACCGACTTTGTTGAGGTCCTAATTGGAAGTTCAAATCTTAGTTCTAACGCAGCAAGATTGATACTAGAGAAGGTTTCTGATCAACTTCTAGACAAAAACAATGCAGGTAGGCCGATCCAAGAAGAGATAGTGATGAAGAATACAGAGCTAGAACACATCTTACCTCAGACTTTCGTCAGAGAAGATTCGGATGATCCATTAGTATGGTGTAGAAACTTCTTTGCGAGTACTGATATAACTCTAGAGTCTGTTGATAGAGGTACGGAGGCTTATCAGCTCATCAAAAAAGAGTTTATAGAAGATATGGCTAACATGATTCTTCTAAAAGATGTAGATAATAGTGCGAGCGGTAATAAGCCGTTCTCCAAGAAGATCAACTACTATTACCAAGATGACTACTTTGAAAACATACCTACTAACTGGTACTTTACCGGTTCGAATCCAGATTTTTCAGAGGATATGCTCGATGCTACCGGCTCTGAAGATGAGTTCTGGAACGCATACTGGAATCATGAAAACTTCCTCAAACGTCGGTCAGAACTTTTCGCCAAAATACTGTTCATCCTCGCTGTCAAGGAAGATGAGTTTTCCGACTTCATAGATGTCGAAGAAAACAGAATTAGGCCACAAGACAGCTTGAAAGATAGCAATGATAATGAAATAGGTTCTCGACTTGAGAGACTTGATTTCGAGCTCGAAGCTGATGGGAAACTGATTACCAACGAATAA
- a CDS encoding glycosyltransferase — MTSSLIVPAFNEQDVIVEAVRHLTRIERYFNEIYVVDDGSTDYTPEIVREFLDVKQTKVEFIQLEKNTSKVGAIKKAVEMSSSDKITLMDADTRIRNPEKITEAEKIIEDEGLAGLAFKVVPDRPSALKDKIWSMVQDLDYGVGRISHLYTSSERLRFRGQKTVRCVPGAGGMYDRETLLEAFEYHSGRHSGDDMELTSIIQFELGEEIDLYDEIDFETHVPKNYSTLVSQRKRWSKGVFQSLDFQREGFKSEIKKMTRMGHIALYDVFLIMIAFGFVSYFFMMLAQGRFLRMAALARRVYTADMMLVTVMGIYTYYRGQQDHRMSMAMIPFMPAFRAAIFFPSVILSAVEYTWDRAAGKGPTSVVEAQATVYRGMNEPVRQPMRQPREEVGGVPQ; from the coding sequence GTGACAAGTTCTCTCATAGTTCCTGCATTCAATGAACAAGATGTCATTGTGGAGGCAGTCCGACATCTAACCAGAATTGAGAGATACTTCAACGAGATCTATGTAGTGGACGATGGTTCAACGGACTACACTCCAGAGATTGTGAGAGAGTTTCTGGATGTCAAGCAGACAAAGGTAGAGTTCATTCAGCTGGAGAAAAATACCAGCAAAGTCGGCGCAATCAAAAAGGCCGTAGAAATGTCCTCGTCCGACAAAATTACTTTGATGGATGCAGATACTCGAATCAGAAACCCTGAGAAAATTACAGAGGCCGAAAAAATAATTGAAGACGAAGGCCTTGCAGGGCTTGCATTCAAAGTCGTGCCTGACAGGCCTTCCGCACTGAAGGATAAAATCTGGTCGATGGTTCAGGATCTTGATTATGGAGTAGGAAGGATTTCACACCTCTATACTTCAAGTGAGAGATTGAGGTTCCGAGGCCAGAAAACAGTTAGATGTGTGCCAGGAGCTGGAGGAATGTACGATAGAGAAACACTTCTTGAGGCCTTCGAGTATCACAGCGGAAGACACTCTGGTGACGACATGGAACTGACATCTATAATACAGTTCGAGCTGGGGGAGGAGATCGATCTCTACGATGAAATTGACTTCGAGACTCATGTTCCGAAAAACTATTCTACACTGGTTTCGCAGAGAAAGAGATGGAGTAAAGGAGTCTTCCAGTCACTTGACTTCCAGAGAGAAGGATTCAAGTCAGAGATCAAGAAGATGACAAGAATGGGCCACATCGCGCTCTACGACGTATTTCTCATAATGATTGCATTCGGATTTGTCAGCTACTTTTTCATGATGCTTGCGCAGGGCCGCTTCCTGAGAATGGCGGCACTGGCCCGAAGAGTCTACACAGCAGACATGATGCTAGTCACAGTAATGGGTATTTACACTTACTATAGAGGCCAGCAGGATCATAGAATGTCGATGGCGATGATACCTTTCATGCCGGCCTTCAGAGCAGCAATATTCTTCCCCTCAGTAATACTCTCGGCAGTAGAATACACATGGGACAGAGCAGCTGGAAAAGGCCCTACCTCAGTGGTTGAGGCACAGGCAACGGTCTACAGAGGAATGAATGAACCTGTCCGCCAGCCAATGAGACAGCCTCGTGAAGAGGTTGGAGGTGTTCCACAGTGA
- a CDS encoding MBL fold metallo-hydrolase produces the protein MIEDNGLRIFWDGHASVRVEDNGFTVAVDPYSKVSPDFEADIILVTHEDSGHYDPEVIEDISTPRTVLLLPEAMRDVDAPVDDVEYLDVGERIDIYNVEIEGVPMCNEYHERGKGLGYRFVMADTSFYVAGDTGIFDEVMDLEGRVDYAFLPVEGEYTMDVDEASSMAVKIKPRMTVPYHYGRPFFEDKDVDLRGFKAELERRNLSCDLME, from the coding sequence TTGATAGAGGATAACGGCCTTAGAATTTTCTGGGATGGTCATGCATCTGTTCGCGTAGAGGATAACGGTTTTACCGTGGCTGTTGATCCTTATTCCAAGGTTTCTCCTGATTTTGAGGCCGATATTATTCTTGTAACTCATGAGGATTCAGGCCATTACGATCCTGAGGTTATTGAGGATATTTCTACTCCGAGAACGGTACTTTTGCTTCCTGAAGCGATGAGAGATGTTGATGCTCCTGTTGACGATGTCGAGTATCTTGATGTCGGTGAGAGAATTGATATCTACAATGTTGAGATTGAGGGAGTGCCGATGTGCAACGAGTATCATGAGAGAGGTAAAGGCCTTGGCTACCGTTTTGTAATGGCTGATACCAGTTTCTACGTTGCTGGTGATACCGGAATCTTTGATGAGGTTATGGATCTTGAGGGCCGTGTTGATTATGCTTTTCTTCCGGTTGAGGGAGAGTACACTATGGATGTAGATGAAGCCTCGAGTATGGCGGTTAAGATCAAGCCTCGTATGACTGTTCCTTATCATTATGGCAGGCCTTTCTTCGAGGATAAGGATGTTGATCTGAGAGGTTTCAAGGCTGAGCTGGAGAGAAGAAATCTTTCGTGCGATCTCATGGAATGA
- a CDS encoding MBL fold metallo-hydrolase produces MNNSTSFGSVDVEWLGHASVKLTDSDGKTVYIDPWGDVMSGEYEKADVIISTHDHFDHFDKKMIQSLKKRDTVLVCTEDSEEEVPEDIEYKVIRPGSSVKAKGLRIRGVHAYNVDKFREPDQPFHPKGFCTGVVFEMDGQKFYHASDTDPIDEMEDLPSDIDVAFLPVGGHYTMNQDEAVKAVKKFHPKKVVPIHFGVVDQTTADPERFKEDVEEETSSEVVVLES; encoded by the coding sequence ATGAATAATTCTACGAGTTTTGGTTCTGTGGATGTTGAGTGGCTTGGCCATGCATCTGTAAAACTTACTGATTCGGACGGCAAAACGGTCTATATCGATCCCTGGGGAGATGTAATGAGCGGCGAGTACGAGAAGGCCGATGTGATTATCTCGACTCACGACCACTTCGATCACTTTGACAAGAAGATGATTCAATCATTGAAGAAGCGCGATACTGTTCTTGTGTGTACTGAGGACTCTGAGGAAGAGGTGCCTGAAGATATTGAGTATAAGGTTATCAGGCCTGGTTCAAGTGTGAAGGCTAAAGGCCTCAGGATTAGAGGTGTTCATGCCTATAACGTTGACAAGTTTAGGGAGCCTGATCAGCCGTTCCATCCGAAAGGTTTCTGCACGGGAGTAGTCTTTGAGATGGATGGCCAGAAGTTCTACCATGCCTCGGATACTGATCCGATAGATGAGATGGAGGATCTGCCTTCAGATATTGATGTGGCATTCCTGCCTGTAGGAGGCCATTACACTATGAATCAGGATGAAGCTGTTAAAGCGGTGAAAAAATTCCATCCGAAGAAGGTTGTTCCTATCCACTTTGGAGTTGTTGATCAGACAACGGCCGATCCTGAAAGATTTAAAGAAGATGTAGAAGAGGAAACCAGCAGTGAAGTAGTTGTGCTGGAGTCCTAG
- the glmS gene encoding glutamine--fructose-6-phosphate transaminase (isomerizing), producing MCGIVGYSGEDEAAEKIYRGLKKLEYRGYDSAGIATAGNPTVKVEKGTGTIDEAINDISEAEIDGNVGIGHTRWATHGGVTDYNAHPHRSRSGDIAVVHNGIINNYEELKEEHLSGHDFRSETDTEVIPRLIEEKHRELNDFHRAVEEVVDMLEGSYAVVAVKDSGEMAAFKESSPLALGISDGELFLASDVTPFLEHTDKAVFLEDGDIVRIEGGNYEIKNNREIIEREVNHIDWDAEEASKEGHDHFMQKEINEQPDTVKRAVFQDHSDVKKAIEMIEEADTVYLSGCGTSSYAADLGAKYLREAGYDVISEQSHEMEYWNNHVKDDDLIIAISQSGETADLLSMLEGVDAPVLSIVNVVGSTLARKADHTMYINAGPEIGVASTKAFTAQLAVLKLIGMTAQSSLKEARESLIKSAGKIPEVLEDNEDTVEEVSEYLQKQEHVYFIGREKGFEVAKESSLKLKELSYIHSEAFPGGEFKHGTIALVEEGTPVVAFMRDEGLEDIFSNAKEAESRGADIIGVGRKNMGDFKHFFEVPEDENSEILEVAIFQLLAYRTAVKRGHNPDKPRNLAKSVTVK from the coding sequence ATGTGTGGAATTGTTGGATACAGCGGTGAAGATGAAGCGGCCGAGAAAATTTACAGAGGATTGAAGAAGTTGGAGTACCGGGGATATGATTCTGCTGGTATTGCCACGGCAGGAAACCCTACAGTAAAGGTAGAGAAAGGAACAGGTACAATCGACGAGGCCATCAACGATATCTCAGAGGCTGAGATCGATGGCAACGTCGGAATCGGACATACTCGCTGGGCCACACATGGTGGTGTAACAGACTACAATGCACATCCTCACAGAAGTCGTTCGGGAGATATAGCGGTAGTTCATAACGGAATTATCAATAACTACGAGGAGTTGAAGGAGGAGCATCTCTCAGGCCATGATTTTAGGTCGGAGACAGATACAGAAGTTATTCCAAGGCTTATCGAAGAAAAACACAGAGAGCTGAATGATTTCCACAGAGCTGTTGAGGAGGTAGTGGATATGCTTGAAGGCTCCTACGCAGTAGTAGCGGTAAAAGATAGCGGAGAGATGGCGGCATTCAAGGAAAGTTCTCCATTGGCACTCGGGATCTCGGATGGAGAGCTGTTCCTGGCCTCCGACGTAACTCCCTTCCTCGAACACACCGACAAAGCAGTATTTCTCGAAGACGGCGACATAGTCAGAATAGAAGGCGGAAACTATGAGATAAAGAATAATAGAGAAATAATTGAAAGAGAGGTCAACCATATCGACTGGGATGCAGAGGAGGCCTCCAAGGAAGGCCATGATCACTTCATGCAGAAAGAGATAAATGAGCAGCCAGATACAGTGAAGAGGGCGGTTTTCCAGGATCACAGCGATGTGAAGAAAGCAATTGAGATGATTGAAGAGGCCGATACAGTATATCTTTCAGGATGCGGAACCTCAAGCTACGCAGCCGATCTTGGAGCAAAATATCTTAGAGAGGCCGGTTACGATGTCATATCTGAGCAGAGTCACGAAATGGAGTACTGGAACAACCATGTCAAAGACGACGATCTGATTATCGCGATCAGTCAGTCAGGTGAGACAGCGGACCTTCTTTCCATGCTGGAAGGGGTTGATGCACCTGTCCTATCTATCGTTAACGTGGTAGGTTCCACACTCGCACGCAAAGCAGACCACACCATGTACATCAACGCAGGCCCAGAGATAGGGGTCGCATCTACAAAGGCCTTCACAGCCCAGCTTGCAGTTCTCAAATTGATAGGAATGACTGCACAGAGCTCTCTCAAAGAGGCCCGCGAATCACTGATCAAGTCAGCAGGAAAGATACCAGAAGTTCTGGAAGATAATGAGGATACTGTTGAAGAGGTCAGCGAATACCTGCAGAAACAGGAACACGTATACTTTATCGGCAGAGAGAAAGGATTCGAAGTCGCAAAGGAATCCTCTCTCAAGTTGAAAGAGCTATCATACATTCACTCTGAGGCCTTCCCTGGCGGAGAGTTCAAGCACGGTACTATCGCACTTGTAGAGGAAGGAACTCCGGTAGTCGCATTCATGCGTGATGAGGGCCTTGAAGATATTTTCTCCAATGCGAAGGAGGCTGAATCCCGTGGCGCAGACATTATCGGTGTCGGCAGGAAGAATATGGGGGATTTCAAGCACTTCTTCGAGGTTCCGGAGGATGAGAACTCAGAGATTCTGGAAGTTGCAATCTTCCAGCTGCTTGCATACAGGACCGCGGTTAAAAGAGGCCATAACCCTGACAAGCCGAGAAACCTTGCGAAAAGCGTGACAGTAAAGTAA